A window of candidate division TA06 bacterium contains these coding sequences:
- a CDS encoding DUF4321 domain-containing protein, translating to MPLRKRFAVVVVIILLGAMLGSAFGQIIGKILPEGHVKTFFLKSVPVGFRTVHVDLAVFTFDIGLMLRLNIISVVGVVVLAYLLRWVY from the coding sequence ATGCCATTGAGAAAAAGGTTTGCAGTGGTCGTTGTGATCATACTATTGGGTGCGATGCTCGGCAGTGCTTTCGGCCAGATCATAGGAAAGATTCTGCCCGAGGGTCATGTCAAAACGTTCTTCCTGAAATCAGTCCCGGTGGGATTCAGGACGGTCCATGTGGATCTTGCCGTATTCACATTTGACATAGGGCTCATGTTGAGGCTCAACATAATATCCGTAGTTGGAGTTGTGGTACTTGCCTACCTGTTGCGGTGGGTCTATTAA